The proteins below are encoded in one region of Paenibacillus sp. YYML68:
- the htpG gene encoding molecular chaperone HtpG yields MEKKQFQAESKRLLEMMINSIYTQKEIFLRELISNASDAIDKIYYVALSDPNIVFDKDNYFIKITADKTSRTLTIRDTGIGMTKEELENNLGVIAKSGSLAFKKENQSKDGHDIIGQFGVGFYSAFMVADSVTVISKSLTGDSAYKWESEGAEGYTIEPCEKDEVGTEITLKIKDNTEDESYDEFLEEYRLKSIIKKYSDFIRYPIKMDVSSKRLKEGSDNEFEDVREEQTVNSMVPIWRKNKSELKTEDYEQFYNEKRYGFDKPLKHIHISADGAVVYQAILYIPESIPYDYYSKEFEKGLELYANGVLIMNKCSDLLPDYFSFVKGMVDSESLSLNISRELLQHDRQLKLIAKNIQSKIKSQLQSMLKDERESYEKFFKAFGRQLKFGVYSDYGMHKDVLQDLIMFHSSKEKKLVTLEEYVSRMPEDQKFIYYASGESIERIEKLPQAELVADKGYEILYFTDDIDEFAVKMLGAYKEKSFKSVSSGDLGLEDEQKDESEATQQENKDLFEYMASQLAGKVKEVRASKRLKSHPVCLTTEGDLSIEMEKILKAMPNSGDVQADKVLEINPNHGVFQSLKSAYESDKEKAALYTALLYNQALLIEGLPLQDPVEFTNDICKIMV; encoded by the coding sequence ATGGAGAAGAAGCAATTTCAAGCCGAATCCAAGCGGCTGCTTGAGATGATGATCAACTCGATCTATACCCAGAAAGAAATTTTCTTAAGAGAATTAATTTCCAATGCGAGCGATGCCATTGATAAAATTTACTACGTCGCGCTGTCTGACCCGAACATCGTATTCGACAAAGATAACTACTTCATAAAAATAACGGCTGACAAGACGAGCCGTACGCTTACAATTCGCGATACAGGTATCGGGATGACGAAGGAAGAGCTCGAGAATAACCTCGGCGTTATCGCCAAGAGCGGCTCGCTCGCCTTCAAGAAGGAGAACCAGTCGAAGGACGGACACGACATTATCGGTCAGTTCGGCGTTGGCTTCTATTCTGCGTTCATGGTTGCGGATTCGGTGACGGTCATCAGTAAGTCTCTGACCGGCGACAGCGCCTACAAGTGGGAGTCGGAAGGTGCGGAAGGCTATACGATCGAGCCTTGCGAGAAGGACGAGGTCGGTACCGAGATTACGCTGAAGATCAAGGACAACACCGAGGACGAGAGCTACGACGAGTTTCTTGAGGAATACCGCTTGAAGTCGATCATTAAGAAATATTCGGACTTCATTCGCTACCCGATCAAGATGGACGTATCGAGCAAGCGTCTGAAGGAAGGCAGCGACAACGAGTTCGAGGATGTTCGCGAGGAGCAGACGGTCAACAGCATGGTGCCGATCTGGCGGAAGAACAAGAGCGAGCTGAAGACGGAGGACTACGAGCAATTCTACAACGAGAAGCGCTATGGCTTCGACAAGCCGCTTAAGCATATTCATATCAGTGCGGACGGCGCTGTCGTGTATCAGGCCATCCTGTACATACCGGAGAGCATTCCGTACGACTATTATTCGAAGGAATTCGAGAAGGGTCTTGAGCTGTACGCGAACGGTGTGCTCATCATGAACAAGTGCTCGGACCTTCTACCTGACTACTTCAGCTTCGTCAAGGGAATGGTCGACTCTGAGAGTCTGTCGCTGAATATCTCAAGAGAGCTGCTGCAGCATGACCGTCAGCTGAAGCTGATCGCGAAGAACATCCAGAGCAAGATCAAGAGCCAGCTTCAGAGCATGCTGAAGGACGAGCGGGAGAGCTACGAGAAGTTCTTCAAGGCGTTCGGCCGTCAGCTGAAGTTCGGCGTGTACAGCGACTATGGCATGCACAAGGACGTGCTGCAGGATCTCATCATGTTCCACTCCTCCAAGGAGAAGAAGCTGGTGACGCTCGAGGAGTACGTGTCCCGCATGCCGGAGGATCAGAAGTTCATCTACTACGCATCCGGCGAGTCGATCGAGCGGATCGAGAAGCTGCCGCAGGCGGAGCTAGTCGCGGACAAGGGCTACGAGATTCTGTACTTCACTGACGACATCGACGAATTCGCAGTGAAGATGCTCGGCGCCTATAAGGAGAAGTCGTTCAAGTCTGTATCGAGCGGCGACCTCGGCCTTGAGGACGAGCAGAAGGATGAATCCGAAGCGACGCAGCAGGAGAATAAGGACCTGTTCGAATATATGGCAAGCCAGCTCGCGGGCAAGGTGAAGGAGGTTCGCGCCTCCAAGCGTCTGAAGTCGCATCCGGTCTGCTTGACGACGGAAGGCGATCTGTCCATTGAGATGGAGAAGATATTGAAGGCGATGCCGAACAGCGGCGACGTGCAGGCTGACAAGGTGCTGGAAATTAACCCGAACCACGGCGTATTCCAGTCGCTGAAGAGCGCCTACGAGAGTGATAAGGAGAAGGCGGCCCTGTACACGGCTCTGCTGTACAACCAGGCGCTTCTCATTGAAGGCTTGCCGCTGCAGGATCCGGTTGAATTTACGAACGACATTTGTAAAATAATGGTATAA